In the Aneurinibacillus soli genome, one interval contains:
- a CDS encoding endospore germination permease, with protein MQNSESITIFHMTLLSMTAIGFKNHVLIIPPLLQSAGRDAWISLLIALIFSLLWGLLLIYIHNGMQQQHITQWLTQRIGKFFTIIIIAMICIYITLQAAYTLRDTIIWIKINFLPSTPLPFGGVILGSLCCLAAASGLRTLSIVNFFLLAVVLVLGFFVAIVNLQFKDYSLLLPVLENGFKPVLKASIYPQSGIIELILFILLQQKIMTPFRYRHIVVNILLLVGLTLGPLIGAIAEFGPVEASKQQYPAYEEWGLVQIGQFVEHLDYLSIYQWFSGVFIRTSLLLLVMIELLNIQKKRNRNILWFVTFVVVVILTQLPISDMKLHTLLKDVLLPMTVFFMIGLSLLLTLLVRITRKKGSTQQ; from the coding sequence ATGCAAAACTCGGAGTCGATTACGATATTTCATATGACATTGCTAAGCATGACGGCAATTGGGTTCAAAAATCATGTACTAATCATCCCTCCCTTGCTGCAGAGCGCTGGCCGTGATGCCTGGATTTCCTTACTTATTGCGCTTATTTTCAGCTTACTCTGGGGCTTATTGTTGATATACATCCATAACGGAATGCAACAACAACACATTACTCAGTGGCTCACACAGCGAATTGGAAAATTTTTCACCATCATTATCATAGCTATGATTTGTATCTATATCACTTTACAAGCTGCTTATACATTACGAGATACAATTATATGGATAAAGATAAATTTTCTACCAAGCACACCACTTCCATTCGGAGGAGTTATACTTGGCTCGCTTTGTTGTCTGGCAGCAGCATCTGGATTGCGCACCTTATCCATTGTTAACTTTTTTTTGTTAGCAGTCGTGCTTGTTCTAGGTTTTTTTGTCGCGATTGTTAATCTGCAATTTAAAGACTATTCGTTGCTGTTACCTGTATTAGAGAACGGATTCAAACCTGTTTTGAAAGCATCTATTTATCCACAATCTGGAATAATAGAGCTTATTCTGTTTATCTTGCTTCAACAAAAAATTATGACTCCCTTTCGCTACCGCCATATTGTGGTGAATATCTTGCTTCTTGTCGGACTTACCCTGGGTCCACTAATCGGAGCCATTGCTGAATTCGGTCCCGTGGAAGCTTCCAAACAACAATATCCGGCCTATGAAGAATGGGGGCTGGTGCAAATCGGTCAGTTTGTTGAACATCTCGATTATTTATCGATTTACCAATGGTTCTCAGGGGTGTTTATTCGAACTTCCTTATTACTGCTTGTCATGATCGAATTGCTCAATATCCAGAAGAAACGCAATCGAAACATCTTATGGTTTGTCACTTTTGTCGTTGTTGTCATACTTACACAGCTACCAATTAGTGATATGAAGTTACACACCCTTCTCAAAGACGTGTTACTGCCAATGACTGTATTTTTTATGATCGGATTATCTCTCTTACTCACCCTGCTTGTACGTATCACACGCAAGAAAGGAAGCACGCAACAATGA
- a CDS encoding spore germination protein yields MNEQTLRGLFHKCEDITFQRFHFDQHVVLFIYCQGMVKNDSINTVILGRLHQFFQHESTVSKNTIQARLHVSGLQEIKTKEQAIDAVFSGKLLVAFMQANVLFAIDIADVPQRQPEETKTEVTINGPRDDFIEDITVNVALIRKRLRTTTLSYERFIVGKRTKTTVGVLYMSDIASPAILQQIKERLQAIDVDGIHSGNQLQELLNDHPYTLFPRYQYTGRPDFAVQGLLSGRFLILVDGIAYVIIAPANLFLLLKAGEDNEYTFLYNSFERVMRIFGVLAATLLPGFWVALTSFHQNQIPLTLLATVVESRRGVPLPSGLEAILMLLLFELFREAGMRLPMAIGQTLSVVGGLIMGDAAIRAGLTSPAMLVIIGASSVSTFTLVNQPLIGTITLLRFFILILSSIFGFPGFFSASFFILLYVARIRTFGAPYLGLATRVNVQNILRAVFRLPAQKYTHRPSALDPQDPTRTGENS; encoded by the coding sequence ATGAATGAGCAAACGCTACGAGGCTTGTTTCATAAGTGTGAAGACATTACATTCCAACGATTTCATTTCGACCAGCATGTTGTGTTGTTCATATATTGCCAGGGCATGGTGAAAAATGACAGCATCAATACGGTCATTCTGGGGCGGCTACACCAGTTTTTTCAACACGAAAGCACCGTATCTAAAAATACGATTCAAGCACGTTTACATGTATCAGGTCTGCAAGAAATCAAAACGAAGGAGCAAGCAATAGATGCTGTGTTTTCCGGGAAGTTGCTTGTTGCATTCATGCAGGCTAACGTACTGTTTGCCATCGATATTGCTGATGTTCCCCAACGACAACCAGAAGAAACAAAAACCGAAGTGACCATCAATGGCCCACGCGATGATTTCATCGAAGACATCACCGTAAATGTAGCGCTTATTCGCAAGCGTCTGCGTACTACTACATTGTCATATGAACGCTTTATTGTCGGCAAACGCACGAAAACGACTGTGGGCGTGCTGTATATGAGCGACATTGCCAGTCCAGCTATTTTGCAACAAATCAAAGAGCGCTTACAGGCGATTGACGTTGACGGTATTCACAGCGGCAATCAACTACAAGAATTACTTAACGATCACCCGTACACGTTATTTCCACGCTATCAGTATACCGGGCGTCCTGATTTTGCCGTTCAGGGATTGCTAAGCGGACGATTTCTTATTCTCGTGGATGGGATCGCCTATGTTATTATCGCACCGGCAAATTTATTCTTATTATTAAAAGCAGGAGAAGATAACGAATATACCTTTCTATACAATTCATTTGAACGAGTTATGCGTATTTTTGGCGTACTAGCGGCAACTCTATTGCCCGGATTCTGGGTAGCACTTACATCTTTCCACCAAAACCAAATCCCACTTACGTTACTTGCTACCGTTGTCGAATCTCGCAGAGGTGTGCCGCTGCCAAGTGGATTGGAAGCGATATTAATGCTACTTTTATTTGAGCTCTTTCGTGAAGCAGGCATGCGATTGCCGATGGCTATTGGTCAAACACTTAGCGTAGTCGGTGGTTTAATTATGGGGGATGCAGCCATTCGTGCTGGTTTGACGAGTCCGGCAATGCTTGTCATTATTGGTGCCTCAAGCGTTTCTACATTCACCCTTGTGAATCAGCCGTTAATTGGTACCATTACATTGCTGCGATTTTTTATTCTGATCCTCTCATCCATATTCGGTTTTCCCGGATTTTTCTCAGCTTCTTTCTTTATCTTGCTGTACGTCGCCAGAATCCGGACATTTGGTGCGCCTTATTTAGGATTAGCGACCCGTGTAAACGTACAAAATATATTGCGGGCGGTATTTCGTTTGCCCGCTCAAAAGTATACTCACCGTCCTTCGGCACTTGATCCACAAGACCCAACCCGGACCGGAGAGAACTCATGA
- a CDS encoding Ger(x)C family spore germination protein, giving the protein MMLKQIMVTLLIPLLLLLPGCWDGNEPERMVYLHGMGVDYKNGHYIVYLQIINVGKLAKSESGGGGEPAQVEIGHASGESIDQAIFNLYKSTQRRVFWGHLSFVVMTEAALKQGINPVIDLMDRYRETRYRIWMFGTKGSGKHTSSLRDILLSLPMIEFSTALNKVSEPYNNYNQSSFIRPINMRELIMQLDEPGHDAIIPTVSMTKNTWESNDKPRSAIKVDGVTIITPKQFKGFLHGNETAGMRWMTKKSKRNELIIKKNGKSIAGLVIEKTNVHIHPRISGKTVQFDIKIKTKATINEFDQNNDIDFLQKQASQIIEKEVQHTYQKALELHADVYQLSETLYKREIKTWKQIEKNGAIPLSNDSITVHAEVFITDSGKQLPLQTIE; this is encoded by the coding sequence ATGATGCTAAAACAGATCATGGTAACACTGCTTATTCCCCTCCTTCTTTTATTGCCGGGGTGCTGGGATGGGAATGAACCCGAACGCATGGTGTATTTACACGGAATGGGCGTTGACTACAAAAACGGGCACTATATCGTCTATTTACAAATTATAAATGTGGGAAAATTAGCTAAATCAGAATCAGGAGGCGGAGGCGAACCTGCCCAGGTCGAAATCGGTCACGCTTCAGGCGAAAGTATAGATCAGGCGATTTTTAACTTGTATAAGTCTACACAACGGCGCGTATTCTGGGGACATCTAAGCTTCGTTGTCATGACTGAAGCCGCACTCAAGCAAGGAATAAACCCTGTCATTGACTTGATGGATCGCTATCGGGAAACACGCTATCGCATATGGATGTTCGGTACGAAAGGCTCTGGTAAGCATACAAGTTCGCTCCGGGACATACTATTATCGTTACCTATGATTGAGTTCTCCACAGCGTTAAACAAAGTTTCTGAACCCTACAATAATTACAATCAAAGCTCTTTCATTCGCCCGATTAACATGCGTGAGCTTATTATGCAATTAGACGAACCCGGACATGATGCAATTATTCCAACAGTAAGCATGACAAAAAATACATGGGAATCTAATGACAAACCTCGATCTGCCATTAAAGTAGACGGTGTAACCATTATTACTCCCAAACAATTCAAAGGGTTTTTACACGGAAATGAGACAGCCGGAATGCGCTGGATGACCAAAAAGTCAAAGCGGAACGAGCTTATTATAAAAAAGAACGGAAAGTCAATTGCTGGCCTGGTCATTGAGAAAACTAACGTTCATATTCACCCACGTATATCGGGGAAAACCGTTCAATTTGATATTAAAATAAAGACTAAGGCCACTATTAATGAATTTGATCAAAATAACGACATTGATTTTTTACAGAAGCAGGCAAGCCAAATCATTGAGAAAGAAGTGCAACATACCTATCAAAAAGCATTGGAATTACATGCGGATGTGTATCAATTATCCGAGACATTATACAAGCGAGAAATCAAAACGTGGAAACAAATCGAAAAAAATGGAGCCATTCCATTATCTAACGACTCTATTACTGTGCATGCTGAAGTGTTCATCACCGACTCCGGTAAACAACTTCCACTACAAACGATCGAGTAA
- the pssA gene encoding CDP-diacylglycerol--serine O-phosphatidyltransferase, translating to MSYFRRSIPNSFTLGNLVCGIFSLTFAMNEYYRMAALLILLAAVCDLFDGKLARMLKVDSPMGVELDSLADIVSFGVAPAILMHTMEQPSFLVTLAFIAFPIAGAWRLGRFNIQPTIGYYMGIPITFAGLLVAFLALFSFSSPLLTLVLAILMVSPIRVPKL from the coding sequence ATGAGCTATTTTCGTCGCTCAATCCCAAATAGTTTTACACTCGGCAACCTTGTATGCGGAATTTTTTCGCTGACATTTGCCATGAACGAATATTACCGCATGGCCGCTCTGTTGATTCTTCTGGCCGCTGTATGTGATCTGTTTGATGGAAAACTCGCCCGCATGCTAAAAGTAGACAGTCCGATGGGAGTCGAGCTGGACTCACTCGCAGATATTGTCAGTTTCGGCGTTGCTCCAGCTATTTTGATGCACACAATGGAACAACCTTCATTTCTTGTCACACTTGCGTTTATCGCCTTTCCAATCGCAGGTGCCTGGCGGCTTGGCCGGTTTAACATCCAGCCGACGATTGGCTACTATATGGGAATTCCGATCACCTTTGCCGGGTTGCTGGTGGCTTTTCTGGCCCTTTTCTCGTTTTCCAGCCCGCTTCTTACCCTTGTCCTGGCTATCTTGATGGTCAGCCCGATTCGTGTTCCCAAGCTATAA
- the rluF gene encoding 23S rRNA pseudouridine(2604) synthase RluF: protein MRINKFISETGICSRREADKWIEAGRVTINGVRAELGSIAEAGDDVRVDGRPIGTKKTSVYIALNKPVGITSTTENKIKGNIVDFVNHPERIFPIGRLDKDSEGLILLTNDGDIVNKILRAENNHEKEYIVTVNKPITPAFVKGMSEGVRILGTRTKPCRVTQVSDRVFRIILTQGLNRQIRRMCQAFGYNVVKLQRIRIMNIQLGSLKIGQWRNLTTRELTQLNEQL from the coding sequence ATGAGAATCAATAAATTTATAAGCGAAACCGGGATTTGTTCGAGACGGGAAGCGGACAAATGGATCGAAGCGGGACGCGTTACCATCAATGGGGTGCGGGCTGAACTCGGAAGTATAGCGGAAGCGGGGGATGATGTTCGCGTGGACGGCAGACCGATCGGGACCAAAAAAACATCGGTCTATATCGCCCTGAACAAGCCAGTGGGCATTACATCCACAACCGAGAATAAAATTAAGGGCAATATCGTCGATTTTGTCAACCATCCAGAGCGTATCTTTCCCATTGGACGGCTCGATAAAGACTCCGAGGGGCTAATCCTGCTGACGAATGACGGTGATATCGTTAATAAAATTTTGCGTGCGGAGAACAACCACGAGAAGGAATACATCGTGACTGTGAACAAGCCAATTACCCCTGCCTTTGTAAAAGGAATGTCAGAAGGCGTCCGCATTCTGGGTACCCGGACGAAACCGTGTCGTGTAACGCAGGTCAGCGATCGTGTCTTCCGCATTATCCTGACCCAGGGACTGAACCGTCAGATTCGGCGCATGTGTCAGGCGTTCGGCTATAACGTCGTCAAGCTGCAGCGCATACGTATTATGAACATTCAACTTGGCAGCCTGAAAATCGGACAGTGGCGTAACCTGACAACCCGTGAACTTACGCAATTAAACGAGCAACTCTAG
- a CDS encoding DUF1450 domain-containing protein encodes MTMKLRICPKCTDDVKKLRKKLARLAPDAKVCMGCQSMCKLGRKKQFVIVGKDEVVTAKSTKKVVKKVGKLIKKCG; translated from the coding sequence ATGACAATGAAGCTGCGAATTTGTCCGAAATGTACAGATGATGTGAAGAAGTTGAGGAAAAAACTTGCGAGACTTGCACCGGATGCAAAAGTTTGCATGGGTTGCCAATCGATGTGCAAGCTTGGCCGGAAAAAACAATTTGTCATCGTCGGGAAAGATGAGGTTGTCACCGCGAAATCTACGAAGAAGGTGGTCAAAAAGGTTGGCAAGCTTATTAAGAAGTGCGGATAA
- a CDS encoding copper amine oxidase N-terminal domain-containing protein: protein MKPTALWKAALFTTLFATTTTSAYAMYIPDQEKNITNGYTQAPTVMPADYSANGLTHRLVINGTGYAPDQTSIYTSHNQIMVPVRTIADALGFTLNWHKENNTLELVKGNQWFQIKIGADNYNIAKMPVKLGVAPELTNSKTYVPLAFFRDVIKVNVQVDETGTISISDKAEEMMRHGVITSIDKSQIGINGFTNGLKLNITDSTIISTTDGRKLSFKDLKLGMDVDVRPEKWATLSIPPMTNAVQITVKDANMNEMLGTTGEITDVQDIQNGMKQITVKGTKLSEQAQDTIMLVVSNKTNIIGTKDNQPVSIQELKAGQKLHAFYGPIMTRSLPPIGQAEKLVIEN from the coding sequence ATGAAACCAACAGCATTATGGAAAGCAGCCTTATTCACGACGCTTTTTGCCACTACAACAACCTCAGCCTATGCGATGTATATACCCGATCAAGAAAAGAACATTACGAACGGTTACACCCAAGCACCTACCGTTATGCCAGCAGACTATTCGGCAAACGGACTTACACACCGTCTTGTTATAAACGGAACAGGCTATGCACCTGATCAAACATCCATCTATACGAGCCACAATCAAATTATGGTTCCCGTACGCACAATTGCGGATGCGCTTGGATTTACACTAAACTGGCATAAAGAAAACAATACTCTTGAGCTTGTGAAAGGAAACCAGTGGTTCCAGATCAAAATTGGTGCGGATAATTACAACATTGCCAAAATGCCCGTTAAGTTAGGTGTCGCACCAGAACTTACGAACAGCAAGACATACGTCCCTCTTGCATTCTTCCGTGATGTAATCAAAGTAAATGTACAGGTTGATGAAACCGGAACGATTTCAATCTCTGACAAAGCGGAAGAAATGATGAGGCACGGTGTAATTACAAGCATCGACAAATCTCAAATTGGGATAAATGGATTCACGAACGGTTTGAAACTGAATATTACAGATTCCACCATTATTTCAACAACTGATGGTCGGAAACTTTCATTCAAAGATCTAAAACTCGGAATGGATGTAGATGTTCGCCCGGAGAAATGGGCTACCTTAAGCATCCCACCAATGACGAACGCGGTACAGATTACGGTCAAAGATGCTAATATGAATGAAATGCTCGGCACAACAGGAGAAATCACAGATGTACAGGATATACAAAACGGCATGAAGCAAATCACCGTAAAAGGAACGAAGCTATCCGAGCAAGCGCAAGATACAATCATGCTGGTCGTATCTAACAAAACAAACATCATCGGTACAAAAGACAATCAGCCTGTTTCGATACAGGAGCTAAAAGCTGGCCAAAAGCTTCATGCATTCTACGGTCCGATCATGACGAGAAGCCTACCACCAATTGGCCAGGCTGAAAAACTGGTAATTGAAAACTAA